The region AATAAAATCCTGACATTCTGAACGTGAAGCTCAAAATGTCAGTTTTAAATATATTTTATATTGTCTAACATGAACTGTGCTCGATAGCACTCGTGGGGCAGGCATCCACACACGCGCAACATTCAATGCACTCATCGATATTGGGTACTGTGGCTTTCCCATCCACGACCACGAAACAATCTACCGGACATGATGCCACGCATTCAGCAGCCCCAACACATTTATCATTATCGACTTTAATAGTAATACCAAGTTCTTCTGATTTGAATTCTTTTACAACCATTGCATTAACCTCAAAAAGGTTATTTGATTAAAAGATATTAAAAGTATTGAGATTCTATTAACAATGTTCATCCCATCGATAGATTTTTTAAGCTGTACATTCAACAATGTTTGGGGAAATAATCATGGTTAGATTCAATGGAATTAATCACCTGGCAATGGCAACTGGTGATATGGACAGTACCATCAGGTTCTGGCGGGACATGTTGGGAATGAGGCTGGTTGCCGGACTGGGACAACCGGGGTACAGGCATTATTTTTTTGAGATCTCTGAGAATGACCTGATAGCATTTTTTGAATGGCCGGGTGTGGAACCTGTGCAAGAAAAGGATCATGGTCATCCGGTGTCAGGTCCCTTTATCTTTGATCATGTCTCGTTCGGTGTTGAGACTGAATCAAACCTCTGGGAGTTGAAAGATTCTCTGGATGCAGGAGGTTTCTGGGTCTCAGATGTAATTGATCATGGTTTCATTCATTCAATTTATGCCTATGATCCAAATGGCATACCTATCGAGTTCAGTCACAATAAGGAGGGCGTAGATATTCGGAAAAACCCGCAGATGAAAGATGTGACCCCTTCTGATGCGACAAAGGAAGGACCTGAGCAGAAAAAAGGGATTTGGCCGGCTGTTAAAAGGCACACACAGGAAAGTGAATGGGTGGTATATCCCGGAGCAGGAAGTGAACTGTTCCACGGGAAAAAATAATATAATATTGACCGCAAAAGTAATAATATAATTTAGCATAAGACACATAAAAGGATACCTGGTGGGATATAAACAAAAATGGAAGGAATAGATGTCCTTGCCGAAGAAGGTGAGGAATCGTCATGGTTGCTGAATACACCTATTGCTCATAGGGGTTTTCATTCTGGAGATGCCGGATGCCCTGAGAATTCAATGAAAGCCTTTGAAAGAGCCATCCAAAAAGGATTTGCAATTGAATTGGATGTCTGTCTTCTGGCTGATAATAACCTGGCTGTGTTTCATGATAACAACCTGAAAAGAATGACAGGTATTGAAAGAGACATCCGTTCATGTGATTCTTATACAGTTAAAAAATTGCGTCTTTTCAATTCTGATGAATATATTCCATTATTTGAAGAGGTACTGGACATTGTAAAGGGAAAAGTTCCCCTTTTGATCGAACTCAAGAATGGGGGCAGGATCGGAAAACCTGAGAAAGCCTTGTTCGAAACCATGAAAGATTATGACGGCAAATATGCTGTCCAATCGTTTAATCCATATTCACTCCACTGGTTCAGGAACAATGCTCCTGACGTTGTAAGGGGTCAGGTCTTTGGCTATAACAGGGGAGAAAATCTAATATATAATGCACGGTTCATTTTAAAAAATTTCTTATTCAATAGAGCGAGCCAGTTCAATTTTATCAATTACGATATTCGATGGCTTCCCATCTGGGCTATCAATACAATAAGAGAGAAAGGGATTCCCATTATAGGATGGACGGCCAGGTCCATACCGGAATATCAATGGGCAGAAAAATGGTGTGACAACGTGGTATTTGAAGGATTTGATCCATCGTGGCCAGTTGATAAAGAATGTATTATCTTTCAGGAAAAACCCGTTGATATCAATTCAACGTTTATGATGAATGAGGTTCCTTATGCTGCCCCGCTGGAATGATGTCTGGTTACTATGCTCACACCACCTTCATCATCGCAAAATCATGATACCCACTCTGGACCTTTATGTGTCCTCGCAACTTGTTATCAAGTTCCAGGTCCCCAGTATCAATATGAAGGGTGGGGGTTGACTCAAGTTTGTCGGGTGAAGCGATCACTTTTATCTCATCTGCCTGCTTGATGACCTCAGGACTTATCTGCTGGTTGCCCCTGCCGAATATGAATCCCTGACTTCCTATGGGACTTACAAAGATCACAACCTTGCCATGGCAATTTTTTATTGCCTTTAAGAGATGTCTCTCACAAGCGTCCTTCTGGACCATCTTCCCGTTCACAACGGCATCCACTCCCAGTAACGTACCGTCAATACCGAAACGGTTCTTCACTTCCATGGTGGTGGTCCCAGGCCCTATAATGTACAACACGTCTTTCCCTTCTACCCTGAAGTCGTCGAATATCCGTTCAGCAATATCTCGTTTGGCATCCACTGCACTGGAAACCTCTTTCCCGCCCTGAACAGCAGAACTGACCGGTACTAAGGCTTCACCTTTTATCCGTACGCTCAATTCATTATTGCGGTAAGCCTCTTCGTCTATATCAAGGACATCCTTGACAGCGGTCTCAAGAAAGGACGATACGATCCGTCCGCATTCCCGGGGGGTGATGCAGAATACAGGGGAGAATATTTTCACACCCGCCGGGATCCCCAGGATGGGCACCTGTTTTCCAATAGCAGAAACAATATCACAGGCAGTCCCGTCTCCCCCGGAAAATAGGATAAGGTCACAGTCAAGCATTTTCCTGGCCGCTTTTTTAGTATCCTCGGCTGTTGTCATCTCTGGGGTCTGATAGATGACCTGATACCTGAATGGTGTGTTTCGCAATACCTTCTCCCCCATTTTTCCTGAACATGTCAGGAATACGATCTCGTTCTCCATATCTTTGATATTTAAAAGAGCCTCTTCCGCCCGTTTGAGACTTACCGGCTTTCCACCCAGTTGTGCGGCAAGATCAGCCAGGCCGTCCGTACCTTTGAGTCCTACCCTGCCTCCCATTCCGGCAACTGGATTGATAATGAACCCGATCTTCATTCAGCAGGGCTCCAGCGTAATATCAGGTTTCGTGCCGCAAACACTTCATCGAGACGACCCACAACAGCGTTATGGGGTGCAGTTCGAACCACTTCAGCGTCCTGTCCGATCTCTTTATAAATATTGATCAGGATGTCACAATATCTGTCAATGGATTCTTTCGATTCGGTTTCTGTCGGTTCGATCATCAAAGCCTCTTTCACGATCAGGGGAAAATAAATGGTAGGCGGGTGGACACCGTAATCGATGAGCCGTTTTGCAATATCAAGTGCACTCACATCGAATTTTTTCTGACGCAATGCACTGAACACAGCCTCGTGTTTTCTGGGAATGTGGACATTCTTGATATCATATGTATTGGAAAGTCTGGATACCATGTAATTGGAATTCAATACAGCAAATTCAGCGATGCGGCGCAGCCCCCCGGAACCCAGTCTCATGATATATCCAAGGGATTTAACCATGACCGGATAGTTCCCATAAAAATGGTTCATTTTACCCACACTCAGGGGCCGGTCGTACTCCAGATAGTATTTCTCTCCGTCATATTCCACAGTGGGTGACGGTAAAAATTGAGCTAGATGTTTTTTGACCCCCACAGGACCGCTTCCCGGGCCTCCGCCGCCGTGGGGTGCTGCGAATGTCTTGTGAAGGTTGAGGTTCATGCAGTCGAATCCCATATCACCCGGCCGCGTCTTGCCGATAATCCCGTTCAGGTTGGCACCGTCATAGAACAGTAATCCCCCTGCACCATGAACGATATCCGCTATTTTCAAAATATTTTTATCAAAAAGACCCAGGGTGTTGGGATTGGTTAGCATCAATGCAGCAGTTTTCTCTGATACTGCCGATGTGAGCATTTCAAGATCAATATACCCCTGTTCATCAGAGGGGATCTCCACCACATCGAAGCCTGCCATAGCAGCACTCTTGGGATTGGTGCCGTGGGCCGAATCAGGTACAATTACCTCGTTGCGGGTATCCTCTTTGCTGTTGAAATATGCTTTTATGATGGTCATTGCCGTGAACTCACCCTGGGCTCCTGCTGTCGGTTGAAGGGTAAAATCATCCATGCCGCAGATAGTTTTCAGATAGTGTTTCAGCAGGTACATGATGTGCAGGGAACCCTGGATGGTTGAAACATCCTGCAGGGGGTGCACCATATTTGTCTCCAGCGCCGCAAGGTGTTCGGTGAATCTGGGGTTATATTTCATGGTGCATGAACCAAGCGGATACATTCCGGTATCAACACCGAAATTGGCTGTTGAAAGTTCAGTATAATGCCGTATAACTTCAGGTTCTGATAATTCAGGTATGTCCAGATTATGTCTGATGAGATGTTCTGGTATACCTCTGCATGGCTGGAATGTGTTCTTGTCTGATTTCTCAAAGATCAAATGAAACTCATGAATATCATGGCCGGATGTAATAATACCACCTCATGTACATACCCTGCACTGTCGAATAGCTTGTTTTTTTATGAAATAGATAAGAACTGATGTGAAAAATAGTTTTCCTTACAATGAAATTTTTGGTGATCAGATAAAGAAAAAAGAATTTTAACAATAAGAACATAATTACAGGATATGGGAAAAGAAATCAGGACCCCCCTCTTCTCAATCCATAAAGGACTTGATGCAAAAATAATAGCATTTCACGGGTGGGAAATGCCTGTGGAGTATTCAGGGATCATTGATGAGCACAAAGCGGTACGAATGTCTGCAGGGCTTTTTGATGTGTCCCATATGAACACGCTGAAGATCTCGGGGGATGGGGCCCTGATGTTCCTTCAATCCATTTCCACCAATGATATAGCCACATGTGACGTCAATGGCATGAAATATTCCGTGGTAGGACGGGAGGACGGCACCTTTGTAGATGATATTGTCATAATCAGGAAAAGCAATGGTTTCCTGCTGGTCACCAATACTGCCAGAAAAGAAGTGCTTATGAACTGGCTGAATATGCATAATATGCATAAGGAGAACTTCACCATAGAAGACGTCACTGACAATACGGCAATCCTTGCCCTCCAGGGTCCGGACTCTACCGCGATCTTATCCAGTATCGCAGACAGACCGGGTGATATCAGATTCTGGCATGGGGCGGAAATACTGATCGCAGGTATTGAAACCTATACCACACGGTCCGGATATACCGGGGAAGACGGCTTTGAGATATACTGCCGTTCAGAAGATGCTGAAGGATTGTGGCAGTCCATTATGGATGCAGGGGACGTGAAACCCGTGGGACTGGGCGCCCGCGATTCACTTCGGCTTGAGATGGGCTATATCCTGTCAGGCATGGATATTACAGATGAAAATAATCCCCTGGAAGCAGGACTTGAATGGGCTATCAAGTGGAGAAAGGACTTTATCGGCAGGGAAGCTCTCTTAAAGATAAAGGAGACGGGTGTGACCCGGAACCTTGTAGGACTGAAACTGGATCGCGGCATCCCGCGACACGGCTATGATATACTGGATGATAAAAATAATAAGATCGGGATCGTGACCAGCGGTACCATCTCACCCGTGCTCGGTGTCGGCATCGGGCTGGGATATGTGGAACCCGGATATTCACATCCTGATACGAAAATAGGAATCATGATAAGAAACAAGGTCTATAACGGAATGGTTGTAAGAACCCCTTTTATTGGAGGCAGGACATGAACCAGACAGAGGTCAGGGGTGGACTGTGGTACACCGAGGAACATGAATGGGTGCGGATCGAAGACGATACTGCGGTCATCGGTATCACAGACTATGCCCAAAAGGAAATGAAGGAGATTGTGTTTGTTGAACTACCCAAGGTTGGAGATAAGCTGGCTTCGGGTGAGGATTTTGGCTATGCCGAATCGGCAAAGGCTGTGAACGGACTGTTCGCACCGTTGAGTGGCGAGGTCATTGAGGTAAATACCGAACTGGAAGACAGTCCAGAACTGGTCAACACTGACCCGTACAGTGAGGGATGGATGATCAAGGTCAGGATGAGTTCGCAAGACGAACTCTCAAAATTGCTGGATGCTGACAGCTATTCAGGACTCCTGGAAACGCTGGAAGAATAGAAAATGGGAAGGTGATGGATTGCCTTATATCCCGCATACCAAAGCAGAGATACAAGAGATGCTGGACCTGATAGGAGTGGCATCTATAGAGGATCTTTTTGCCGATATCCCGAAAGAGGTACTATTCGATGAGGAACATCCCTTTGATGGGAAATCAGAAATGGAAGTTATGCGGGAGATGGGGGCCATGCTGGGGGAGAACAGGACCGGTCCGCTGTTTATGGGAGCAGGGTGCTATAACCATTATGTTCCGGCCGCAGTAGCGTCGATCCTGTCACGGAGCGAATTCTTTACCTCATATACCCAGTACCAGCCTGAATTAAGCCAGGGATTTTTACGCGCATTGTTCGAGTATCAGACATTCATATGCCAGCTTACCGGTATGGAAGTGTCCAATATTTCCATGTATGACTGGGCCAGTGCTCTTGGTGAGGCTGCACTGATGTCTGCCCGCATAACAAAGAAGCGGTGCAATATCTTAGTCCCGAAGACCACGCATCCGGTACGGGTGCAGGTATTGAAAACATACATGAAAGGTGCAGGGCTGAACCTTATCGAGACAGGATTTGATGCCGGGACCGGTCAGCTTGATATTGAGGACCTGAAAAGGGCAGTGAATGATACCACGGCCATGGTCTATATGGAAAGCCCCAACGTCTTCGGTGTGATAGACGAAACGGCACAGACCGTCTCAGAGATCGCTAATGAGGCCGGGAGTATGTTCGTGTTCGGTACCGATATGCTTTCATTGAGCATATTGACCCCACCTGCTGAATATAATGCAGATATAGTGATCGGAGATGCCCAGTCCATGGGGAATCCTGTGAATTTCGGAGGATCCCAGCTGGGTGTTATGGCCTGCAAAAAGCAGTATGTCCGGGATATACCAGGGCGGCTGGTGGGTAAGACCCATGATGGTGAGGGCAGGGAGGGGTTCGTCCTGACGCTTCAGACCAGGGAGCAGCACATACGGAGGCAGAAGGCCACCTCCAATATCTGCACCAACCACGCATTGAATGCTCTGGCAGCTACGGTCTATATTGCATTGATGGGTGCAGGAGGCCTTTCAGAACTGGGGTCTTTGCTGATCAAAAGACCGCAAGAGGTAGCAGAGAAGATCAATGACCTCAGCGGATGGAGGGCCCCGTTGTTCAGTTCGCACCATTTCAGGGAGTTTGTTGCAGTGTCAGATACCGATCCTGAACTGATAAACCATAAACTGCTTGAAGAGGGGATAACTGGCGGACTTGTGCTCAGGGATTGGTATCCGGAACTGGGGAATGCTGTGCTGTACTGTGTTACGGAATGCTGCAGTGATGAGGATATTGAGCGGCTGTTAGAGGTGCTTGAAGCGAATTGAAAGACAATCTCAGAAAAGATGCTCACCTGATATTCTTCCAATATCTCGCCAAGCAGTAAGGGGATTTAAACGAGCCTGCAGTTTTTTGTTGAGCAAAACCGCACCATCCAGGTTCTAAATACTTTACACACGATTATTATAATCGTGAGTTAAGAAAATATATTTGCAGTTTCTTTTTTGTCGTGCACATGTTGTTAAAACACTTCATTTAAAAAGTACCATTTTTAGTAAAATTTCAGTGAAAGTATATTATATTTAATGATAAAATGAGTGAAAAGCTTCAGAAACAAAAACCTATACCACATAAAGGGAGTTATCGCAGCAGCCCTCCCCGACGGTGGCATATTCTATAGGGCCAGAATTGGTCTGGATGAGCTTCCTCATGCATATCATGTTGATGGTGAGGTCACGCCAAGAACATCACGGTTGTGACAAACTGGAATTTTATGTTTTACTCAGGCGCAGGAATCCAATTTAAATGAAAAGAAGCTTATTACAGAATGATAAAATATATATTAATATGCAACTAACATGATATTAAGGCAATGTATATGGTTCAAGCTGTAATAAATATTGAAGAACATACTAACAGGATCTTAAATATTATCAAAGTCAAATATGGCTTGAAAGATAAAAGTTCTGCTATTGACCTCATGGCAACACAATATGAAGAAGAAATACTCGAGCCAGAACTTAAACCAGAATATGTTGAAAAAGCCAAGAAAATAATTCAGCAAAAGCCGGTCGATGTTGGTAGTGTTGATGATTTAAGGGATCGATTAGGCCTTTGATCTTTATGTATAACTTAAAGATAAAGCCTGATCTTGAAAAAACGCTTAAGAAACAGGGGAAAAAGAATAGGAAACAAGTTGAGATAATTCTTAAAAAAATTGATGAAATATTGGAAAATCCTCACATATATAATTTCTTTTTCCTTCGTATTCAAGATTTGAAAAAAAGGTTCTTCTGGATTCTTTTCCCTTACACGAGCATGAATATTCCATTTCCGAAAGTCACTATACCCCGTACTTGAAGGATACCGGGCTTGTTAACGTTTTTTTGCATATAAACTTTTTTATCTATTCTTAGTTGTACAGTCTTGAGTTGAAACATATTTCTCAACTACCTTTCATCCCTGTCCAACTGACCCGTGTTAGCAGCCAGGTGCCCACAGATAATCCTTGCACCATTCTTTGAGATGTGGAAAGTCCTGTCTCAATATTCTAATAAATCGTCCTTAGATTTTCTTTGCAATAAAACTTACGGAATATTTTGGCGGGTATTGAATAAAAATGATCGCTGCAAACTGATATATCGATGATCTTAATATCCAACTCCACAAAGGTCTTTTTTAGGAGTGCCTAGGCCACCATCGCTACATCACCCCCCAGTTCCTTACCCATATTCTTTGGACTGGATGCCATGTGGCTTTAAAGCAAAGATATGTCTATCATGCCTCACCTTCGTTTCATGAATTGTAAATATTGAAACCACTTAAAACACATAATATAAATATAATCGTCAAAGAAGAACAAGAGAATTCATATGGCTAAAGTAACAGTAAAACTATTTGCAAACCTTAGAGAACAGGCAGGAAAAACTAACATTGAAATCGATGGCAATGACCTGCGTGAAGTCTTAAATTCTTTAATAGAAAAATATAACGGACTTGGAGAATTGATTTTTAATAATGAGGAGTTCCATCCTTTCATTCATGTGCTGGTGAACGGCATCAGTGTAAGGGATAAGGACGGGCTGGACACTATGCTTTCCACAGGCGATGAGATCGCATTATTCCCCCCCGTCTCAGGCGGTTAGATATGGATAAATTATTCAAATCTCGTGTGGATGTAAATACTGCAAGACAGGTCTTTCTGGATATCGTTCATCCTTTGAAAGGGATCGAGAGTGTACCAGTAGAAGTAGCAGATAACAGAATTCTTGCCTCTGAAGTGTGCTCTGAGCAAGATGTGCCCCATTACAGACGATCTGCTATGGATGGTTTTGCAGTCCGGGCCGAGGAAACCCTGAGTGCATCTCCTGCATCCCCGATAATTTTGAAGCTAACTGAAGAAGAAGTGGTTCAGAATACATGCCAGCGAGTGCATACTGGTTCGGCCATGCCCGCAGGGGCAGATGCGGTAGTAATGCTTGAAGACTCCAGGCTAATAAACGGTGCTGTGGAAATAACAGCACAGGTCCATCCCAATAAGCATGTGGGGGAGATTGGTGAAGATGTGGAGGCAGGGGATATGCTCTTTGAACCCGGGCATCAACTGCGTCCCGGCGATCTGGCTGTACTGGGATCAATAGGTATCCAGGATATAGAGGTATATCACAGGCCAATGATTGCCATCATACCCACAGGCGAAGAAGTGATGCCCAGGGGGACAGTGTTAAACCCGGGAGAGATCTGGGAAACAAACAGTCTCATGACAGCTTCCTATGTTAAAAAATTCGGTGCAGTCCCAAGGATATCCGATATTGTCACCGACAATTATGAGCTGTTACGACAGGCCATTCTGGCAGAATCAGATGCTGATATGCTGATCATTAGCGGGGGCACATCAGTGGGTGAAAGGGACCTGGTCCCTTCGGTAATAGGAGAGATCGGTGAATTACTGGCACACGGTGTTGCTATCAGTCCCGGCAAACCTACCGCACTGGGTATTGTGAACCAAAAACCTGTTCTGTGCATGCCTGGCTATCCGGTAGCCGGTCTGGTGGCACTGCTGGTATTCGGGAAAGATGCAATACAAAAACTAGGTAACATCCCAAAAATACCAGAAATAATAATCAGGCTGCCCCTTAAAGATAAAATCACATCACGCCAGGGCTATCAGACCTATGTCAGGGTACGCATAGTAGACAATATTGTAGAACCATTGATGACGTCCGGGGCCGGAATACTAAGCTCTGTGGCCAAAGCTGATGGATATGTAGTGGTGCCGCCCAATATCGAAGGATATGGGGCGGGAACCGAAGTAGATGTTATTTTATTCTGATTATCTATCACCCAAAAGGTTGCCTACTGAAAGTCCTCCTGAACCGCTGGTAGAGCTGCCAGTTGAGAAGAAAGGTCGGAGTGCGCCAGCCAGTCCTGCAATACTCAATGATTGGATAATGATCTTGCCTGGCCCTGTGAGCTTGGTCAGGAATATTCCTTCCCCGCCAAACAAAGAGGTCTTGATCCCACCTGCCCTGGTTATATCATAGCTAACAGTTGAATCAAATCCCACTACTGAGCCGGTATCTACTTTGATAGTCTCACCCGGCTGGAGGTCTTTTACCACAAAGTCGCCGCAGGCATGAATAAATACCATGCCCTGTCCGCTGTATTTCTGTAAGATAAAGCCTTCGCCACCAAAGAGTCCGGCACCAAGCTTCTTGGTAAAAGCAACATCCATATCAACACCCGATTCGGCGCATAAAAAAGCATCCCTCTGGGCCATAAATTCTTTGCCGGGAGCTATCTGTATCGCTTCTATCTTGCCTGGAACATTGCCTCCGAAAGCTACAAACCCGTCACCTTGTGGTGTGAACTCTGTTATGAAAAACGATTCACCACTGACCATGCGTTTCAGACCTTTCAGTACACCGCCTTTGGCTTTTGCCTCCATGTCAATGTTATTGGTCATATGGTTCATTGTTCCGGCTTCAGCATACACGGTCTCGCCTCCATTCAGGTGAAGTGTCACCAGCTGGAGATTATCTCCTGTTATTTCATGTTTCATTATATTACCTCACTAATTAAGTGGAATAGATACTATTTATATTTTAATCAATCTCTTATAAAAAAATATTACCGTTAATTTTTTGCTAAATAGAGGTATCTAACATCACACACTACAGGGAATTTAATTCAATTTCATCCGGAAGGTCAACAAAGATGCCATTTAAAATACTAGAAAAAAGCCAGATCGTCCCTACTATACACCAGATAATTATAGAAGCTCCCAAAATTGCCAGAAAAGCCAGAGCAGGTCAGTTCGTTATTCTCAGGATCGATGAATCCGGTGAGAGGATCCCACTGACCATTGCCGATTTTGATGGTGAAAATGGAACTATTACCATCATCTTCCAGGAAATGGGCAAGACAACAAAACAATTATCCAAATTACAGGCAGGTGATAGTCTGCTTGATTTTGTTGGACCACTGGGAAATCCATCTGAAATTGAGCAGGTGGGTACAGTGGTATGTGTGGGTGGCGGTGTAGGTGTGGCCCCCATTTTTCCTATTGCCAGAGCTCATAAAGAAGCTGGTAACAGGGTATTAACCATTATTGGTTCCCGCAACACTGATCTATTATTATGGGAAGATAAGGTGCGGGATGTGAGTGATGAATTATATATCACGACCGATGACGGTTCAAAAGGTCATCACGGTTTTGTGACAGATATTTTAAAGCAATTACTGGAAGGCGATGAACAAATATCCCTGGTTATCGCCATCGGACCGCCTATTATGATGAGAACTGTTGCAGGTGTGACCCATCCTTTCGGCGTCAAAACCATGGTGAGTCTGAACAGTATTATGGTAGACGGCACCGGAATGTGCGGTTCCTGCAGGGTGCTGGTAGGGGGCGAGACAAAATTCGCATGCGTGGATGGTCCGGAATTCAATGCCCATGAGGTTGATTTTACACTGCTTATGAACAGGCTTATGATGTACCGGACTGAGGAACAACTGGCAGAAGAGAAATATGAATGCGATCGGGAGGGATGCCAGTGTTAGACAGGCAGCACATGCCCAGACAGGACCCTGAAAAAAGGAGAAAGAATTTCGAAGAAGTGGCACTCGGGTATTCCGGCGAACAGGCGAAAAAGGAGGCAAGCCGCTGCATACAGTGCAAGAAACCTGCCTGCATAGCAGGTTGTCCGGTTGAGATCAATATTCCCGCATTCATTAAATGTATAGATGAAGATGATATGGAAGGCGCTGTTAAAGAGCTTAAATCCATGAACGCCCTGCCTGCCATCTGCGGACGTGTATGTCCCCAGGAGAGTCAGTGTGAAGCGGTCTGCGTACTTGGAAAGAAAGGTGAACCAGTGGCTATCGGCCGTTTGGAAAGATATACAGCAGACTGGGAACTGGGCACTAAACCTATTCCTGAAGAAAAACCTGAACCCACAGGTAAAAGGGTTGCAGTAGTGGGTTCTGGCCCGGCAAGTCTTACGACAGCTGCAGAACTGGCAAAGCTGGGGCACAGCGTGACCATATTCGAGGCCCTGCACAAAGCTGGAGGAGTGCTGGTATACGGCATTCCGGAATTCAGGCTGCCCAAATCCATAGTCCTTAATGAAGTGAAATATGTTGAAAGACTTGGAGTTTCCATTCAATATAATAGTGTTGTTGGTAAACTGGATACGCTTGATGAATTGCTGGAGGAGTTTAATGCTGTTTTCCTGGGTACAGGTGCGGGTCTGCCCAGGTTCATGGATATTGATGGTGAGAACCTGAGCGGAGTGTATTCTGCCAATGAGTTTTTGACAAGGGTGAATTTGATGAAGGCTTATCAGTTCCCTGATTATGATACCCCAATAAAACGTGGACAGAGGGTTGTAGTAGTTGGAGGAGGCAATGTGGCTATGGACAGTGCAAGGTGTGCCGTTCGCCTTGGTGCAGAAGAGGTCACTATCATATACCGGCGCGGTGAAGAAGAGATGCCGGCCAGGAATGAGGAGATCGAGAATGCAAAGGAGGAGGGTATAAAGTTCAAGATATTATCAAACCCTACGAGGATTTTAGGAGATGAGAGTAACTGGGTCAAACATATAGAGTGTTTAAATATGGAACTATGCGAGCCAGATGAATCAGGCAGGTGCAGGCCAGAACCGAAATTGGGTACTGAACATCTAATTGATGTGGATGTGGTAGTAATAGCAATTGGCACCTCGCCTAATCCATTGATCCCGATGACCTCAAAAGGTCTGAAGACGACAAAGTGGGGGACCATAGTGGCTGACGAGAATGGTATTACCTCTAAAAATGGCGTGTTTGCAGGAGGTGATGTCGTTACCGGTTCTGCAACTGTAATAAGCGCAATGGGTGCCGGTAAGATCGCTGCTAAAGCTATTAATAACTTTCTTAATAATTGAAATTTTATGCTAAATTCTGGTAAAAAAATAAGCACAAGACTTCATTATTAGATTGAAGAGCAGCAAGTCCATAAAGTATATATATAATAAAAAATATATAACCGAAAAGTGAGCGGGTAACAACGTTTTTTAACTAACCCCCACTCCCCTACCCGCTCACTCATAATCATATTTTTTTC is a window of Methanosarcinales archaeon DNA encoding:
- the gltA gene encoding NADPH-dependent glutamate synthase; its protein translation is MPVLDRQHMPRQDPEKRRKNFEEVALGYSGEQAKKEASRCIQCKKPACIAGCPVEINIPAFIKCIDEDDMEGAVKELKSMNALPAICGRVCPQESQCEAVCVLGKKGEPVAIGRLERYTADWELGTKPIPEEKPEPTGKRVAVVGSGPASLTTAAELAKLGHSVTIFEALHKAGGVLVYGIPEFRLPKSIVLNEVKYVERLGVSIQYNSVVGKLDTLDELLEEFNAVFLGTGAGLPRFMDIDGENLSGVYSANEFLTRVNLMKAYQFPDYDTPIKRGQRVVVVGGGNVAMDSARCAVRLGAEEVTIIYRRGEEEMPARNEEIENAKEEGIKFKILSNPTRILGDESNWVKHIECLNMELCEPDESGRCRPEPKLGTEHLIDVDVVVIAIGTSPNPLIPMTSKGLKTTKWGTIVADENGITSKNGVFAGGDVVTGSATVISAMGAGKIAAKAINNFLNN